One Microlunatus soli genomic window carries:
- a CDS encoding mandelate racemase/muconate lactonizing enzyme family protein, with protein sequence MKITEIRTTLLTGPCTDDPWLSVFKQSRTAAFVELVTDVGETGVGETYLGYFFPEAVAPVVDYIRPILTAPTFAAAEEIDVTALTARMRTCIAYWGRTGLGAGALAGVEAALWDLKGRLLGVPAHALLRSEVPTPGGAVDDGAAPDALPCYATGGPTPWPIDDLLAKADFYLGLGFDAFKVSSGYVEQSSRRERSIAPQRAAEEEAAKLSRLREHVGNDVGIMLDGHMGHREGEGRWDVAVAAQVLSAIEPYDVGFFEEPLPYDDLDAYARLTAAVSVPVAGGEQLASYGEFDLLADRRALSVAQPDAAWLGPGDFVRVARRFAALGSRVAPHAWGAGGAVMQNVHVAFASPALQTVELPPAAGPLHREIWRDGLAVVDGKVQRPDAPGFGVRLTDELRSRYPFRPGAEEFSSVPGKLMRS encoded by the coding sequence GTGAAGATCACCGAGATTCGCACCACCTTGTTGACCGGGCCGTGCACCGACGACCCCTGGCTCAGCGTCTTCAAACAGAGCCGAACGGCGGCGTTCGTCGAGCTGGTCACCGACGTCGGGGAGACCGGTGTCGGGGAGACCTACCTCGGCTACTTCTTCCCCGAGGCCGTCGCGCCGGTGGTCGACTACATCCGGCCGATCCTGACCGCACCGACCTTCGCCGCAGCCGAGGAGATCGACGTCACCGCGCTGACGGCTCGGATGCGGACCTGCATCGCCTATTGGGGGCGTACCGGGCTCGGTGCCGGGGCGCTGGCCGGTGTCGAGGCAGCGTTGTGGGACCTCAAGGGACGGTTGTTGGGTGTTCCGGCGCATGCTCTGTTGCGTTCGGAGGTGCCGACACCGGGTGGCGCAGTGGACGACGGTGCGGCGCCCGACGCACTGCCGTGTTATGCCACCGGCGGACCGACGCCCTGGCCGATCGACGATCTGCTGGCCAAGGCGGATTTCTATCTGGGGCTGGGATTCGACGCTTTCAAGGTGTCCTCCGGTTACGTCGAGCAATCGTCGCGCCGCGAGCGCTCGATCGCTCCGCAACGGGCAGCCGAGGAGGAAGCGGCGAAGCTGAGCCGGCTGCGTGAACACGTCGGTAACGACGTCGGGATCATGCTGGACGGTCACATGGGCCACCGCGAGGGCGAGGGGCGATGGGATGTCGCGGTCGCTGCCCAGGTGTTGTCCGCGATCGAACCCTACGATGTCGGGTTCTTCGAGGAGCCGTTGCCGTACGACGATCTTGACGCCTATGCCCGGCTGACCGCCGCGGTGTCGGTCCCGGTCGCGGGCGGTGAGCAGCTGGCCAGCTACGGGGAGTTCGACCTGCTGGCTGACCGGAGGGCACTGTCGGTGGCGCAGCCGGACGCCGCCTGGCTCGGCCCCGGCGACTTCGTCCGGGTCGCGCGCCGGTTCGCCGCGCTGGGCAGCCGGGTCGCACCGCACGCCTGGGGAGCAGGTGGCGCGGTGATGCAGAACGTGCACGTGGCGTTCGCCTCACCGGCGCTCCAGACGGTCGAATTGCCACCGGCGGCGGGCCCGTTGCATCGCGAGATCTGGAGGGACGGTCTGGCGGTCGTCGACGGGAAGGTGCAGCGTCCCGATGCTCCCGGCTTCGGCGTCCGGCTGACCGACGAACTGCGCAGCAGGTATCCGTTCCGGCCCGGAGCCGAGGAATTCTCCAGCGTGCCGGGCAAGCTGATGAGGAGTTGA
- a CDS encoding aspartate aminotransferase family protein yields the protein METSSDSYPRGTALAAAAERVIPGGVNSTTRYIGTPYAFGSGSGAYLDDLDGHRYLDYHAAFGAMLLGHNFDAVDEAVREVIGGPVLSGLGVSELEVALAEKVTSLLPSAETMLLTMSGSEATAQAVRLARAATGRELIIKFQGGFHGGHDAVARNVISPADRAYGLDPLSKGILPSALDATLIAEFNDLDSVRELYDRHPGQIAGIILEPIPHNVGALLPTQEFAAGLRRLTTDNGSVLIFDEVITGFRHDLGGYQKILQVTPDVTTFGKGMANGYPIGGVAGRRDLMEHFSRDGDVLVAGTFNGNPVGCAAALATIGYLESHPDFYTRTHELGERLRSGLQKIATELGLPAHAAGFGGVFNLYFTADAPAGYRDLLRNDNDAYRLFHRRMTDRGFLMLPLALKRNHVSGSHTADDVEQTLAAAEQVLGEIATERSDR from the coding sequence ATGGAGACGAGTTCGGATTCGTATCCGCGAGGCACAGCATTGGCGGCTGCGGCCGAACGGGTCATTCCCGGCGGTGTGAACTCCACGACCCGCTACATCGGGACGCCGTACGCGTTCGGCAGCGGGAGCGGCGCCTATCTCGACGACCTCGACGGGCATCGGTATCTCGACTATCACGCCGCCTTCGGCGCGATGCTGCTCGGGCACAACTTCGACGCGGTGGACGAGGCGGTCCGCGAGGTCATCGGCGGACCGGTGTTGAGCGGTCTCGGCGTCTCCGAGCTCGAGGTCGCCCTTGCCGAGAAGGTCACCTCGCTGCTCCCGAGCGCAGAAACCATGCTGCTCACCATGAGCGGCAGCGAGGCAACCGCCCAGGCCGTCCGGCTGGCCCGAGCTGCGACCGGACGCGAGCTGATCATCAAGTTCCAAGGCGGATTCCACGGCGGTCACGACGCCGTGGCTCGCAACGTGATCTCTCCGGCCGATCGCGCCTATGGCCTCGACCCGCTGTCGAAGGGGATCCTGCCCTCGGCCCTGGACGCCACACTGATCGCCGAGTTCAACGACCTGGATTCGGTACGCGAGCTCTACGACAGACATCCGGGACAGATCGCCGGGATCATCCTGGAGCCGATCCCGCACAACGTCGGAGCCCTGCTGCCTACCCAGGAGTTCGCCGCCGGCCTGCGCAGACTGACCACCGACAACGGATCGGTGTTGATCTTCGACGAGGTGATCACCGGCTTCCGGCACGATCTCGGCGGATACCAGAAGATCCTGCAGGTCACACCGGACGTCACGACCTTCGGTAAGGGCATGGCCAACGGCTACCCGATCGGCGGCGTGGCAGGGCGACGCGACCTGATGGAGCACTTCAGCCGTGACGGTGACGTCCTGGTGGCCGGAACCTTCAACGGAAACCCGGTCGGCTGCGCTGCCGCGCTGGCGACGATCGGCTACCTGGAGAGCCATCCCGACTTCTACACCCGGACCCACGAACTGGGGGAACGGCTGCGCTCGGGCCTGCAGAAGATCGCCACCGAGCTCGGGCTGCCGGCCCATGCTGCCGGCTTCGGCGGGGTCTTCAACCTCTACTTCACCGCCGATGCGCCGGCCGGCTATCGAGATCTGCTGCGCAACGACAACGACGCCTACCGGCTGTTCCATCGTCGGATGACCGACCGCGGATTCCTGATGCTGCCGTTGGCCCTGAAGCGCAACCACGTGTCGGGATCGCACACCGCAGACGATGTCGAACAGACCCTCGCCGCCGCCGAACAGGTGCTGGGCGAGATCGCGACCGAGCGTTCCGATCGATGA
- a CDS encoding PIG-L deacetylase family protein, with protein MKIMTIYAHPADTVTNCGGTLARHADDGDDITALILTHGGRIHPNRYAEEWRKDDPDRTITGSGLAEVITNKKDELSRAAEILGIGKVITLDRDDAVHTVQDDLVEEVARQVAAEQPDVVICDYPLNPAQSANPHTAATMTALAGIGRAGIYLENLDGRSEVNVKQIFFTSLPVFATEALSSNGVRNDLFIDITDVVGRKIAAMDCFASQGYDGNFARKLIESNNGEFGRAAGVNFAEAYVRHYNETHALLPVTSYAESTDVLTRHLSYSRIDLRSEHPAAR; from the coding sequence ATGAAGATCATGACCATCTACGCTCACCCGGCCGACACGGTGACCAATTGCGGCGGGACCCTGGCCCGCCACGCCGACGACGGCGACGACATCACCGCGCTGATCCTCACCCACGGCGGCCGGATCCATCCCAACCGCTATGCCGAGGAGTGGCGCAAGGACGATCCCGACCGGACGATCACCGGTTCCGGACTGGCTGAGGTGATCACCAACAAGAAGGACGAACTGTCTCGGGCCGCCGAGATCCTCGGGATCGGGAAGGTGATCACGCTCGACCGGGATGATGCGGTGCACACTGTCCAGGACGACCTGGTCGAGGAGGTTGCCCGTCAGGTTGCCGCCGAGCAGCCCGACGTGGTGATCTGCGACTATCCGCTGAATCCCGCCCAGAGCGCCAATCCGCATACCGCGGCGACCATGACTGCACTGGCCGGGATCGGCCGCGCCGGCATCTATCTGGAGAATCTCGACGGCCGCTCCGAGGTCAACGTCAAGCAGATCTTCTTCACCTCGCTGCCGGTCTTCGCCACCGAGGCACTCAGCAGCAACGGGGTCCGTAACGATCTCTTCATCGACATCACCGATGTGGTCGGACGCAAGATCGCCGCCATGGACTGCTTCGCGTCGCAGGGCTACGACGGCAACTTCGCTCGCAAGCTGATCGAGTCCAACAACGGCGAGTTCGGTCGCGCGGCCGGGGTCAATTTTGCCGAGGCCTACGTGCGGCACTACAACGAGACCCACGCGTTGCTGCCGGTGACGAGCTACGCCGAATCCACCGACGTCCTGACCCGGCACCTGAGCTACTCCCGGATCGACCTGCGCAGCGAACACCCCGCCGCCCGCTAG